The DNA window CCGCCGAGGCATTTTTGCATCCCCGCCGACACCGCATCCAGCTGCCAGGCATCGGTTTCCAGCGGGTTGCCGCCCAGCGAGGCGGTGGCGTCGGTGTAAAACAGCACGTCGTAGCGGCGGCAGATTTCCCCCAGCTCCGCCAGCGGTTGCAGCATGGTGGTTGAGGTATCGCCCTGTACCGTCAGCAGCAGGCGCGGGCGCACGCGTTTGATGGCATCTTCAACCTGATCCGGGGTAAAAACTTCACCCCACGGTACTTCTATAGTGTGTACTTCCGCCCGGCAGCGGCGGGCGATTTCACACAGCAGATGACCAAAGCGGCCAAACACCGGCACCAGCACCTTGTCGCCGGGACGAATAGCCGAAATCAGAATCGCTTCAATCCCCGCCCGCGAGGTACCGTCCACCAGCATCGTCCAGCGGTTTTCGGTGCGAAATACGCCACGGTATAGCGCCATCACCTCATTCATATAGTGGGTCATCGCCGGGTCATACTGGCCGATAAGCTGGCTCGACATAGCGCGCAGCACGCGCGGGTCGGCGTTAATCGGGCCAGGCCCCATCAGTAGGCGTGACGGCGGGTTGATTTGCGAAAACTGAGTGATATCCATCTTTAAGTCCTTATTGATTGAGGCCGCGCACGGATGAAATAAACTGCTTCAGCTCGCTGGTCTGCGGATTGGCAAACAGCGTTTTGCTGTCGCCCTGCTCCCAGACCCGTCCCTGATGCATAAACACTACGCGGTCGCCCACTTCGCGGGCAAAATTCATTTCATGGGTCACGAGAATCAGCGTCATACCTTCCGCCGCCAGCTGCTCCAGCACTTTGAGCACTTCGCCAACCAGCTCCGGGTCCAGCGCCGAGGTTATCTCGTCACAGAGTAAAACTTTTGGCGACATCGCCAGCGCCCGGGCAATCGCCACGCGCTGCTGCTGGCCGCCGGAAAGACTCGACGGGTAGTAATCAAGCCGGTCGCCAAGCCCGACCTTTTCCAGCATCCGCTGGGCCAGTTCGCGGCACTCAGC is part of the Klebsiella huaxiensis genome and encodes:
- a CDS encoding amino acid ABC transporter ATP-binding protein; amino-acid sequence: MPLITINQMQKYYGDNHVLKGVDLDIDMGEVISIIGRSGSGKSTLLRCINGLEGYQEGSIKLGGMTITDRDSQAREISRSIGMVFQNFNLFPHMTALENVMLAPRRVLKKSAAECRELAQRMLEKVGLGDRLDYYPSSLSGGQQQRVAIARALAMSPKVLLCDEITSALDPELVGEVLKVLEQLAAEGMTLILVTHEMNFAREVGDRVVFMHQGRVWEQGDSKTLFANPQTSELKQFISSVRGLNQ